ACAAACTGACCCAGTGGCGCGAACGCCCGCTCCCCGAAAAACTGGCCATCGCCGATGGCACCCGCATTTCTCTGCTCGGCGAAACGTGGACCGTGGCATTCAGCGACATTGGCCGGCAGCGCTGGCAATTTGCCGGCCGCACGCTCTATCTCAAGACGGCTGCCACGGTCGACGCCGGAAAATTGCTCGAAATGGCCCTGCGCGAAAAAGCGCGCACGGTTTTTGCCGAACGACTTGGCCTTCACGCCGCCCGGCTTGCCGTCGATACGCCACCGCTGCGCCTGTCATCGGCTCGGACACGCTGGGGTAGTTGCGCCCATCACGGTGGCATCTCGCTCAACTGGCGGCTGATTTTTATGCCGCTGGACATCATCGACTATGTCGTCTGCCACGAACTGGCCCACCTCAAGGAAATGAACCACAGCCCGCGTTTCTGGTCTGTCGTCGAACAACTTTGTCCGGACTGGCGCAGCCGGCGTCTCGAACTGCGTCAACTCGGCCGGCAAATCCCCCAATTCTGATCTGCAAGGACATTCACATGCGCATTCTTCACACCATGATCCGCGTCGGCGATCTCGATCGCTCCATCGCCTTCTACACCGAAATCCTCGGCATGCAGTTGCTGCGCCGCAGCGATTTCCCCGAAGGCCGCTTCA
The sequence above is drawn from the Dechloromonas sp. TW-R-39-2 genome and encodes:
- a CDS encoding M48 family metallopeptidase, translated to MPSTTPPETSHRIALGDAQIAYLLRRSRRRTIGLSIDQRGLRIAAPLRARLGDIEKLIQEHANWVLDKLTQWRERPLPEKLAIADGTRISLLGETWTVAFSDIGRQRWQFAGRTLYLKTAATVDAGKLLEMALREKARTVFAERLGLHAARLAVDTPPLRLSSARTRWGSCAHHGGISLNWRLIFMPLDIIDYVVCHELAHLKEMNHSPRFWSVVEQLCPDWRSRRLELRQLGRQIPQF